Genomic window (Chryseobacterium bernardetii):
GGCTCTGTACTACCGTTTTTCAGAAAGTTGTAAGGTTTTAAATTGTTATTCTCTAAAAACTTACTGAATAATTCAGGATATCTTCTTTTGTACTGGTAAAAGCAAAGTGTCTTGTCTGAAGATTTTCTTTCTGCTCCCATAATCCAAGCATAAACTCCTTTTCTTCCCCAATCCACATAAAGGCTATAGGTCTTGTCTCATCCCTATGGGCCAATCTCAAGCCCAGTATTTCTGTATAAAACTGAATTGCACTTTCCAGATCACTTACCTGAACATGGGTTTCATATAATCCTTTAATCATAGTTTTAATTTTAATACAGACAAAGCTAGGAAACCTCCATGTAAAAGCCTGATAATACTGATTTCTTTCGTAAAAATAAATGATAGAAGGAAAGTATGGAGGATTAAGGGACAAGTAAAAAGTTTATGTTGTTAAACAATAATTATCTATGCGGATATCAATATCAATAGCGGCGGGCTTTAGCCTGCCTTTATAAATCAAAATTCAATTGGCTTTAGCCAAAACATAAATAAAAGCACCAAAAAACCTGCGTCATCAGCAAAATCTGCGAGAGTTTTAAGCCGTATTATATCAAGCTATTGAAAATATAAAAACAATTTTTTTCAAAAAAATAATCTACGCAAAAAGATTACGTAATACCATCCTTACTTTGCATCAGAAATCTGAGAGGAAGCAACAACTCTTCCTAATGTTTAACAATAAAAACAGTAACTCATGAAATTTAACTTTCTAAAAAAAGAAAAAATAATGGTCACTAACCACGAAGGTGCAAAAGCATATGTGATGACACCTGCAGAAGAATTGTATAGTGCTGTGGTTACAACAGGACTGTCAGATATTACTTACGAAAAAGGAAATGACAGATTACAGAGAATACAGTCTCTGATTCAGAAAAATGACCCTGAATTTGTGGCAAAGCTTGCTGTATATGCAAGAAAAGAGATGCATTTGCGTTCTATTCCGTTGGTTTTGGC
Coding sequences:
- a CDS encoding VOC family protein; translated protein: MIKGLYETHVQVSDLESAIQFYTEILGLRLAHRDETRPIAFMWIGEEKEFMLGLWEQKENLQTRHFAFTSTKEDILNYSVSF